In the Dehalococcoidia bacterium genome, one interval contains:
- a CDS encoding guanylate kinase, whose protein sequence is MVKHTNPLLVIISGPSGVGKDAILNVMKKSGKPYFFAITATTRPKRPGETDGIDYLFVTREKFEKMIDNGELLEWANVYGNFYGVPKQPIEKALGEGRDAIVKVDIQGAATIKRNAPGAVSIFIAPPSMEDLQRRLSNRKTESKESLDLRLNTAREEMAQQSAFDHVVISYNKQINRAVAEIETIIQEGNPPTPA, encoded by the coding sequence GTGGTTAAGCATACAAATCCGCTGCTGGTCATCATATCCGGCCCATCGGGGGTGGGGAAGGACGCCATTCTCAACGTGATGAAAAAGTCGGGAAAGCCTTATTTCTTCGCCATAACGGCCACTACAAGACCAAAGCGCCCCGGCGAAACCGATGGGATCGACTACCTCTTTGTGACCAGAGAAAAGTTCGAGAAGATGATCGATAACGGAGAGCTTCTGGAGTGGGCCAATGTCTATGGCAATTTCTACGGTGTCCCCAAACAGCCTATCGAGAAGGCGCTTGGGGAAGGCAGGGATGCCATCGTCAAGGTAGATATTCAGGGGGCAGCCACCATCAAGCGCAATGCGCCGGGAGCCGTTTCCATCTTTATCGCTCCCCCCTCAATGGAGGACCTCCAGCGGCGGCTGTCCAACCGGAAGACAGAATCGAAAGAAAGTCTGGACCTGCGCCTCAACACAGCCCGGGAAGAAATGGCCCAACAATCCGCGTTCGACCATGTGGTGATCAGCTATAATAAACAGATCAACCGGGCAGTGGCAGAAATCGAAACGATCATTCAAGAAGGAAACCCACCAACTCCGGCTTGA